From Eleftheria terrae, the proteins below share one genomic window:
- a CDS encoding EamA family transporter: MQGHSTQGRFSWADVLVTATAPAIWGTTYIVTTEWLPPDRPFTAALLRTLPAGLLLTLYCRRLPEREGWRRLLLLSALNIGGFQALLFLAAYRLPGGLAAVVGAIQPLLVMGLAWLLDGRRPVPVAVAAAVAGVAGMAALLLSPGSVWDPIGIGAALAGAACMATGTYLARRWRSQLPVLAFTGWQLLVGGTMLLPVAWAVDPPLPTLTSTHLLGYAYLSVVGALLAYTLWFRGIARLAPVAVSSLGLLSPLTAVILGWAVLDQRMSGLSLAGLVTVLASILAVQWAMSRPAGAVRDA; the protein is encoded by the coding sequence ATGCAAGGCCACTCAACGCAAGGCCGGTTCTCCTGGGCGGACGTGCTCGTCACGGCGACGGCACCCGCCATCTGGGGCACCACCTACATCGTCACGACCGAATGGCTCCCGCCAGACCGCCCCTTCACCGCCGCGCTGCTGCGCACCCTGCCAGCCGGCCTGCTGTTGACGCTGTATTGCCGCCGCCTGCCCGAGCGCGAGGGCTGGCGGCGGCTGTTGCTGCTGTCGGCGTTGAACATCGGCGGCTTCCAGGCCTTGCTGTTCCTCGCGGCCTATCGACTGCCCGGCGGCTTGGCCGCGGTGGTGGGCGCCATCCAGCCGCTGCTGGTGATGGGGCTGGCGTGGCTGCTGGACGGTCGGCGGCCGGTGCCGGTGGCGGTGGCGGCGGCCGTCGCCGGCGTGGCGGGCATGGCGGCGCTGCTGCTGTCACCGGGCTCGGTGTGGGACCCCATCGGCATCGGTGCCGCACTGGCCGGCGCCGCGTGCATGGCGACCGGCACCTACCTGGCGCGGCGCTGGCGCTCGCAACTGCCGGTGCTGGCCTTCACGGGCTGGCAGCTGCTGGTCGGCGGCACGATGCTCCTGCCGGTGGCCTGGGCGGTCGATCCACCGCTGCCCACGCTGACCTCCACGCACCTGCTCGGCTATGCCTACCTGTCGGTGGTGGGAGCGCTGCTGGCCTACACGCTGTGGTTCCGCGGCATCGCGCGGCTGGCGCCGGTGGCGGTCTCGTCGCTGGGATTGCTGAGCCCGCTCACCGCGGTGATCCTCGGCTGGGCCGTGCTGGACCAACGCATGAGCGGGCTCTCGCTGGCCGGGCTGGTGACGGTGCTCGCCAGCATCCTGGCCGTGCAATGGGCCATGAGCCGGCCGGCAGGCGCGGTGCGCGACGCCTGA
- a CDS encoding nitroreductase family protein, which yields MSHPVTTLIESRFSANHYDPEQRMDDDEITELVRLATLAPTAFHLQNWKFIAVRTPQAKARLKAVCYAQHKVVDAAVTFIICGTLGAHEGLAAALQPSVDAGIVEPSLVDRWVGMARQSHQGNPVLQRDEAVRSASLAAMTLMLAAEARGWATGPMSGFDPSGVAREFGLADNELPVILLTVGRSAPGNWPQKPRHPVHQVLAFA from the coding sequence ATGTCCCATCCCGTCACCACCCTCATCGAATCCCGCTTCTCGGCCAACCACTACGATCCCGAGCAGCGGATGGACGACGACGAGATCACCGAGCTGGTACGGCTCGCCACCCTGGCGCCGACCGCCTTCCACCTGCAGAACTGGAAGTTCATCGCAGTGCGCACGCCGCAGGCCAAGGCCAGGCTGAAAGCGGTGTGCTACGCGCAGCACAAGGTGGTGGACGCGGCCGTCACCTTCATCATCTGCGGCACGCTGGGCGCGCATGAAGGGCTGGCCGCGGCGCTGCAGCCCTCGGTGGATGCGGGCATCGTGGAGCCGTCGCTGGTGGACCGCTGGGTCGGCATGGCACGGCAGTCGCACCAGGGCAACCCGGTGCTGCAGCGCGACGAAGCCGTGCGCTCGGCCTCGCTCGCCGCCATGACGCTGATGCTCGCCGCCGAAGCGCGTGGCTGGGCCACCGGCCCGATGAGCGGCTTCGACCCGTCCGGCGTGGCGCGCGAGTTCGGCCTGGCCGACAACGAGCTGCCGGTGATCCTGCTCACCGTGGGCCGCAGCGCCCCGGGCAACTGGCCCCAGAAGCCGCGGCACCCCGTGCACCAGGTGCTGGCTTTCGCCTGA
- a CDS encoding Lrp/AsnC family transcriptional regulator, which yields MGRRPRRGGPQRGFPPPRIDQGTRAGRFLLAELDARRLGPSTSFVVAVQVEQERPELLAQFRDWLAAQEPVQEAFYVTGDADFILVVCAPDTATYDAWTARMVSENPNIRRFTTHVALHVVERGLGVPIALDAGA from the coding sequence GTGGGTCGCCGCCCCCGCCGCGGCGGCCCGCAGCGCGGCTTCCCTCCACCTCGCATCGACCAGGGGACGCGCGCAGGTCGCTTCCTCCTTGCAGAGCTCGACGCGCGCCGGCTGGGGCCCTCGACCTCGTTCGTGGTGGCGGTGCAGGTCGAGCAGGAGCGCCCCGAGCTGCTGGCCCAGTTCCGTGACTGGCTGGCCGCGCAGGAGCCGGTCCAGGAAGCCTTCTACGTGACCGGCGACGCCGACTTCATCCTGGTGGTCTGCGCGCCCGACACTGCGACCTACGATGCATGGACCGCCCGCATGGTCAGCGAGAACCCCAACATCCGGCGTTTCACCACGCATGTGGCGCTGCACGTCGTCGAGCGGGGGCTGGGCGTACCCATTGCGCTCGACGCCGGCGCCTGA